A window of Castanea sativa cultivar Marrone di Chiusa Pesio chromosome 1, ASM4071231v1 contains these coding sequences:
- the LOC142622431 gene encoding protein SODIUM POTASSIUM ROOT DEFECTIVE 2 has product MGKLSFGKVLDCFSLSSCSSSCFCMNSAETQDEFESKPLIASDKSQLLRLKDVVSGKQTLAFQLKPKMVMLRVSMHCNGCARKVEKHISKMEGVTSYKVDLETKMVVVIGDILPFDVLESVSKVKNAELWNSPS; this is encoded by the exons ATGGGGAAGCTAAGCTTTGGTAAGGTGTTAGACTGTTTTAGTCTTTCTTCTTGCTCAAGCTCTTGCTTCTGCATGAACTCTGCGGAAACCCAAGATGAGTTTGAGAGCAAGCCATTGATTGCAAGTGATAAAAGCCAGTTACTGAGATTGAAAGATGTTGTTTCTGGAAAACAGACCTTGGCTTTTCAATTGAAACCCAAG ATGGTGATGCTAAGGGTGTCCATGCACTGCAATGGCTGCGCAAGAAAAGTTGAGAAACAtatctcaaagatggaag GAGTGACCTCGTACAAAGTAGACTTGGAAACCAAGATGGTGGTTGTTATAGGAGACATTCTTCCTTTTGATGTGCTGGAGAGTGTCTCGAAGGTAAAAAATGCAGAGCTTTGGAATTCCCCATCTTGA